A window of Roseobacter fucihabitans genomic DNA:
CAAAGGAAATGCCATTGCATTCCGCGTTTTACGATACACGCAGCACGGCAGGGGCGGTGGTGCATCTGCATTCCTGCCACGCCGTTGCCTGGTCGATGATGCCCGGCGTGGACCCCGATAACTTCCTGCCGCCGATGACGCCCTATGCGATCATGAAGCTGGGACGGGTCAAGCTGCTGCCATTTTATCGCCCCGGTGATCCGGCCATGGGGGCGGCGGTGCGCGGGCTGGCAGGCAAGCGTAGCGCGGTCATGCTGGCCAATCACGGGCCGGTGGTTGCGGGCAAGGATGTCGAGGCCGCCTGCAATGCCATCGAGGAACTCGAAGACACCGCGCGGCTGGCCATGTTGATGCGCGGCTTTGACGCGCGGATGCTGAGCGCGGGCCAAATCAATGACGTGGTGACGCATTTTGAAGTGGAGTGGGACGCATGATCCGCTTTTCGGCCAACCTTGGGTTTTTATGGGCGGATCGCGCGCTGCCTGACGCTATCCGCGCCGCTCATGCGGCGGGGTTTGATGCGGTGGAATGTCACTGGCCCTATGCCTTCGCGGCTGCGGATGTGGTCGCGGCGCTTGAGGACACCGGATTGACGATGCTGGGGTTGAACACGCGGCGGGGCGATGTGGCGGGGGGCGAGAACGGGCTGTCGGCGCT
This region includes:
- a CDS encoding aldolase; protein product: MSPDSALREDICRLAKSLFERGLTGGSTGNISARTQDGGLLVSPTSTSFGRLDPARLSHFDPTGALIEGDPPTKEMPLHSAFYDTRSTAGAVVHLHSCHAVAWSMMPGVDPDNFLPPMTPYAIMKLGRVKLLPFYRPGDPAMGAAVRGLAGKRSAVMLANHGPVVAGKDVEAACNAIEELEDTARLAMLMRGFDARMLSAGQINDVVTHFEVEWDA